A genomic segment from Salvia splendens isolate huo1 chromosome 13, SspV2, whole genome shotgun sequence encodes:
- the LOC121760913 gene encoding putative UPF0496 protein 5, translating into MKPSIPPPTMIKYLRRYQSAQPIPVMAEEIVSAFDDLQKDDSNNEKLVDIVRSHYENSLISLSFCSTLQRRVNTIPPPLFHKSFRDNLSRIVTDHSTIETTLKPMHDGFVKDLDSIDFSQKVSAFFFVAAVIICTVASAIATANANPGWAWAAVAGVATAAPTASIVFGALGKWRHSVLNKSETTIKKQREITTRMIQAADCGIKDLKSIEMVAKRLESETKSLSRKKVAAVKRRSDELLQKVKNYNDEIKWVKQRVLDIIIKP; encoded by the coding sequence ATGAAGCCGTCAATTCCTCCTCCGACGATGATCAAATATCTCAGAAGATACCAATCGGCGCAGCCCATTCCTGTCATGGCTGAAGAAATTGTTTCCGCGTTTGACGATCTGCAGAAGGACGATTCGAATAATGAGAAACTGGTGGATATTGTCCGCAGCCACTATGAGAACAGCCTCATCTCCCTCTCGTTCTGCTCAACTCTCCAACGCCGTGTCAACACTATTCCTCCTCCCCTCTTTCACAAATCCTTCCGTGATAATTTATCCCGTATCGTTACAGACCACTCCACGATAGAGACTACGCTTAAACCGATGCACGATGGCTTCGTCAAGGACCTCGATAGCATCGATTTCTCCCAGAAGGTGTCTGCCTTTTTCTTCGTCGCAGCGGTCATAATCTGCACGGTCGCGAGTGCGATTGCTACTGCAAACGCCAATCCCGGGTGGGCATGGGCGGCAGTGGCTGGGGTCGCGACGGCTGCCCCCACGGCCTCTATCGTGTTTGGAGCGCTCGGAAAATGGCGCCATTCAGTACTCAACAAGAGTGAGACtacaataaagaaacaaaggGAGATCACAACACGTATGATTCAGGCCGCCGACTGCGGCATAAAAGATCTCAAATCCATCGAAATGGTAGCGAAAAGGCTGGAGTCTGAGACCAAATCTTTATCCCGGAAGAAAGTGGCGGCCGTGAAAAGGAGATCGGATGAATTATTACAAAAAGTTAAAAACTACAATGATGAGATCAAGTGGGTTAAACAAAGAGTGCTTGATATTATTATCAAGCCCTAA